The Acidianus infernus genome window below encodes:
- the psmA gene encoding archaeal proteasome endopeptidase complex subunit alpha, translated as MAFGPAAMGYDRAITIFSPDGSLYQVDYAFEAVKKGWTTLGIKTKSAVVVLGEKKKASQLLDLDSIEKVFLLDDHVGCSFAGLASDGRVLIDYARNSALQHRLIYDEPITVDYLTKLISDVKQMYTQHGGVRPFGVALIIGGVDNGVTKLFMTEPSGQFMPYQAVAIGQGGYTATEYLEKNYKEDLNVEDTILLALNALKSTLKPGEKLGPSNVEIGYAAADTGIFRKLTTEEKIQYLQKLG; from the coding sequence TTGGCTTTTGGACCAGCCGCTATGGGATACGATAGAGCAATAACTATATTCTCTCCAGACGGTTCTCTATATCAAGTAGATTATGCATTTGAAGCTGTGAAAAAAGGTTGGACAACGTTAGGTATTAAGACAAAGTCAGCTGTAGTAGTACTTGGAGAAAAGAAAAAAGCCTCACAATTATTAGATTTAGATAGCATAGAAAAAGTATTTTTATTAGATGATCACGTTGGTTGCAGCTTTGCTGGCTTAGCCTCAGATGGCAGAGTATTAATAGATTATGCAAGAAACTCCGCACTCCAACATAGACTTATTTATGATGAACCTATAACTGTAGATTATTTAACGAAATTAATTTCTGATGTTAAGCAAATGTATACGCAACACGGAGGAGTTAGACCCTTTGGAGTAGCATTAATAATAGGTGGAGTTGATAACGGAGTAACAAAACTATTTATGACAGAGCCTAGTGGTCAGTTTATGCCATATCAAGCTGTCGCTATAGGTCAAGGAGGATATACTGCTACTGAATATCTCGAGAAAAATTATAAAGAAGATTTAAATGTAGAGGATACAATATTATTAGCTTTAAATGCACTTAAATCTACACTAAAGCCCGGAGAAAAGTTAGGGCCAAGTAATGTAGAAATAGGCTACGCCGCAGCCGATACTGGAATATTTAGAAAATTAACCACAGAAGAGAAGATACAATACTTACAGAAATTGGGGTGA
- the xpf gene encoding 3'-flap repair endonuclease Xpf translates to MMLRIYVDNREKNSGIPEILKDMGISVIIEQLDVADYVLADGVAVERKSVSDLVNSVFDKRFFDQIDRLTSAYETSFLLIEGNLNRIREITEKWKAINSALISIIVDYDVKVIYSSDKRDTAEVLVKLAEKFQEHRSKNRIINLHDKPKFESIKDIQLYVVESFPNIGEVNAKKLLEKFSTIRNICNASISDLERALGSRKRAEELYKILITPYSPQSSNSNNKKSLMDFI, encoded by the coding sequence ATAATGTTAAGAATATACGTTGATAACAGAGAAAAAAATAGTGGAATTCCTGAAATTCTTAAAGATATGGGCATATCAGTAATAATAGAGCAATTGGACGTAGCGGATTATGTATTAGCAGACGGTGTAGCCGTAGAAAGGAAAAGTGTTTCTGATCTGGTAAATTCTGTTTTTGATAAAAGATTTTTTGATCAAATTGATAGATTAACTTCAGCTTATGAGACTTCTTTCTTACTTATAGAGGGAAATCTAAATAGGATTAGAGAGATTACTGAAAAATGGAAGGCAATTAATTCCGCATTAATCTCTATTATTGTTGACTATGATGTAAAGGTAATATATTCCTCTGATAAAAGAGATACTGCAGAAGTTTTAGTAAAACTAGCTGAAAAGTTTCAAGAGCATAGAAGTAAAAATAGAATAATTAACCTTCATGATAAGCCTAAATTTGAAAGCATTAAGGACATTCAACTGTATGTTGTTGAATCATTTCCTAATATCGGTGAAGTAAATGCTAAAAAATTACTAGAGAAATTTTCTACAATAAGAAATATATGCAACGCATCAATTTCTGATTTAGAGAGAGCGTTAGGAAGTAGAAAAAGAGCTGAAGAATTATATAAAATTCTAATAACACCTTACTCTCCTCAGTCTTCAAATTCTAATAACAAGAAATCATTAATGGATTTTATATAA
- the rrp4 gene encoding exosome complex RNA-binding protein Rrp4, with protein sequence MDSNQNSNNKIYFKSRSIVVPGDLIAEGNFQIPWSPYIYKLGNKYYSTVIGIVDPKDSTFEIIPLEGSHYYPRVGDTVIGLIEDVELYGWIVDIKAPYSAYLPALSLLGRPVNIGEDLRKYLDIGDYVIARVESFDRTINPVLTVKGKGLGRLNNGKIIDIMPVKVPRVIGKNKSMYELLTSETGCEMIVAQNGRIWANCPSKDMEEVLFLSIKTIERESHIKGLTDRIKELIERKKGELNVTNSKA encoded by the coding sequence ATGGATTCTAATCAAAATTCTAATAACAAGATTTACTTTAAATCTAGAAGTATAGTAGTGCCTGGTGATTTAATTGCAGAAGGCAATTTTCAAATACCTTGGTCTCCCTATATTTATAAACTCGGCAATAAATATTATTCTACAGTTATAGGTATAGTAGACCCTAAGGATTCTACTTTTGAAATAATACCGCTTGAAGGATCTCATTATTATCCAAGAGTAGGAGATACAGTGATAGGACTTATAGAAGACGTGGAATTATATGGATGGATAGTTGACATTAAAGCCCCCTATTCAGCATATTTGCCTGCACTTTCTCTATTAGGAAGGCCAGTCAATATAGGTGAAGATTTAAGAAAATATCTTGATATTGGAGATTATGTAATAGCTAGAGTAGAAAGTTTTGATAGAACAATAAATCCAGTATTAACTGTAAAAGGAAAAGGATTAGGAAGATTGAATAATGGTAAAATAATAGATATAATGCCAGTAAAAGTCCCGAGAGTAATAGGTAAGAATAAGAGTATGTATGAATTATTAACGTCAGAAACAGGGTGCGAAATGATAGTTGCTCAGAATGGTCGTATATGGGCTAATTGCCCATCTAAAGATATGGAAGAAGTGTTATTTTTGTCTATAAAAACTATAGAAAGGGAATCTCATATTAAAGGTTTGACTGATAGGATAAAGGAACTAATAGAAAGGAAAAAAGGTGAGTTGAATGTTACAAATTCAAAAGCCTAA
- a CDS encoding 50S ribosomal protein L15e encodes MALSMYHYLAKVWQDEEWKKSVLRKRMIEWRNEENTVVRIEKPTRLDRARAIGYKAKQGFVVVRVRVRKGGLNKPRPNKGRRQKRMGVYGFSPSKGYRWIAEEKAARRYPNLEVLGSYFVGDDGLYKYYEVILVDPAHPVIKNDPNLKWLQDPANRRRVFRGLTAAGKKARGLLKSRGLKYTVRHKFVKKQKEREAKKRHEANKYYRLQNYDRIPGKG; translated from the coding sequence ATGGCATTATCCATGTATCATTATTTAGCAAAAGTTTGGCAAGATGAGGAATGGAAGAAGAGTGTACTAAGGAAGAGAATGATAGAGTGGAGAAACGAAGAAAACACAGTCGTAAGAATAGAGAAACCTACTAGACTAGATAGAGCGAGAGCTATTGGATATAAAGCTAAGCAAGGATTTGTCGTAGTCAGAGTAAGAGTTAGGAAAGGAGGATTAAATAAACCTAGACCTAATAAAGGTAGAAGACAGAAAAGAATGGGCGTATATGGGTTTTCACCATCAAAAGGCTATAGGTGGATAGCTGAAGAAAAGGCTGCTAGAAGATATCCGAACTTAGAAGTTCTCGGTAGTTACTTTGTGGGAGATGACGGTCTTTACAAGTATTATGAGGTTATTTTGGTAGATCCTGCGCATCCAGTTATAAAGAATGATCCAAACTTAAAGTGGCTACAAGATCCTGCTAATAGAAGAAGAGTGTTTAGAGGATTAACTGCCGCAGGTAAGAAAGCTAGAGGACTATTAAAGAGTAGAGGATTAAAGTATACTGTAAGACATAAGTTTGTCAAGAAGCAGAAGGAAAGAGAAGCAAAGAAGAGACATGAGGCCAATAAGTATTATAGACTACAAAATTATGATAGAATACCTGGTAAGGGATGA
- a CDS encoding ribosome assembly factor SBDS: protein MAKQDYVVIKYESHGERFEILAKPKEAMAFRSGKSISISDVVISDTIYKDVKKGLKASPSALKKVFGTTDFETVAREILLKGEMPITAEQRKEMLESKKKQLIDFIHRNAIDPKTHLPIPPARIEAAMEEAKVQIDLNKDIESQALQIIHEIARIIPIKVARATLEIKVPAKYSSKVKSQLSNLGSVKKTNWLNDGTLIAEIEIPAGAQEEVIDKLNSLTKGEVEVKVLQVV from the coding sequence ATGGCGAAACAAGATTATGTAGTGATAAAATATGAATCGCATGGAGAAAGATTTGAAATATTAGCGAAGCCAAAAGAAGCAATGGCTTTTAGGTCTGGAAAATCAATATCTATTTCTGATGTAGTGATCTCTGATACTATTTATAAGGATGTAAAAAAAGGATTAAAAGCATCTCCTTCTGCATTAAAAAAAGTATTTGGAACTACTGATTTTGAAACAGTAGCTAGGGAAATTTTGTTAAAAGGAGAAATGCCTATAACCGCTGAGCAGAGAAAAGAAATGTTAGAGAGTAAAAAGAAGCAATTAATTGACTTCATTCACAGGAACGCTATTGATCCTAAGACTCATTTACCTATACCACCTGCTAGAATAGAAGCTGCTATGGAAGAAGCTAAAGTTCAAATAGATCTTAACAAGGATATAGAATCACAAGCATTGCAAATCATTCATGAAATTGCAAGAATAATACCAATAAAAGTTGCTAGGGCTACATTAGAAATAAAAGTGCCTGCAAAATATAGCTCTAAGGTAAAGTCTCAATTGTCTAATCTTGGAAGTGTTAAGAAAACTAACTGGCTAAACGACGGTACGTTAATTGCAGAAATAGAAATACCAGCAGGAGCTCAAGAAGAAGTAATTGATAAATTAAATTCATTAACTAAAGGTGAAGTTGAAGTAAAAGTTTTACAAGTGGTTTAA
- a CDS encoding 50S ribosomal protein L37ae: MAKYKVVGIAGRFGARYGSTLRKRWKEVMEKRYQDYQCPVCKTVGTVSRLASGIWYCKKCKAKWAGLAYTPY, encoded by the coding sequence ATGGCAAAGTATAAGGTTGTAGGCATAGCAGGGAGATTTGGTGCTAGATATGGATCTACTCTAAGGAAAAGATGGAAGGAAGTTATGGAAAAGAGATATCAAGATTATCAATGCCCAGTATGTAAAACTGTTGGTACAGTATCTAGATTAGCCAGTGGAATTTGGTACTGTAAGAAATGTAAAGCAAAATGGGCCGGTCTTGCTTACACACCGTATTAA
- a CDS encoding prefoldin subunit beta gives MAEKIPPEVQTQLIKLQQLQKQLDNLTYERSVIDSELREINKILEELSKLSADTPVYKIVGNILVRKDKASIEQELNDRKEILELRSRTYLKQESLLRKQFEDLQKNVNDLLQRYYPQLKGSSNPPKA, from the coding sequence GTGGCAGAAAAAATTCCCCCTGAAGTACAGACCCAGTTAATAAAACTTCAACAATTACAAAAGCAATTAGACAATTTAACATATGAGAGAAGTGTAATTGATAGTGAACTAAGAGAAATAAACAAGATTCTAGAGGAATTATCAAAGTTAAGTGCCGATACCCCTGTTTATAAGATAGTAGGTAATATATTAGTTAGGAAAGATAAGGCTTCCATTGAACAAGAATTAAACGATAGAAAGGAAATACTTGAATTAAGAAGTAGAACGTATTTGAAGCAAGAATCATTATTAAGAAAGCAATTCGAAGATTTGCAAAAGAATGTTAATGATTTATTACAAAGATATTATCCACAACTCAAGGGCTCATCTAATCCTCCAAAAGCTTAA
- the rrp42 gene encoding exosome complex protein Rrp42, whose amino-acid sequence MSITPSNENIVPLIKRESILASLDRGIRADGRKFNEYRPLSITLGYAKKADGSALVKLGDTTVLAGVKVEPEEPFEDTPNQGNLVVNVELLPLAYETFEPGPPDENAIELSRVVDRSLRDSKSIDLSKLVIEPGKKIWTVWVDIYVLDYGGNILDACTLAAVSALYDTRLPKVVKEGDEIKIIKEEKGEKLPMNFPVVTVSVAKIGKHLVVDPDLDEEGIMDAKISLSYTPEGRIVGIQKTGIGTFTLTEIDNVETLARSVSQKLFEELKKQINIQ is encoded by the coding sequence ATGTCAATAACTCCATCAAACGAGAACATAGTACCATTAATTAAGAGAGAAAGTATACTAGCAAGCTTAGATAGAGGAATTAGAGCGGATGGTAGGAAATTCAACGAGTATAGGCCATTAAGCATAACATTAGGTTACGCAAAAAAAGCTGATGGCTCTGCATTAGTTAAACTTGGTGACACTACAGTTTTAGCAGGAGTTAAGGTTGAACCAGAAGAACCGTTTGAGGACACTCCGAATCAGGGTAATTTAGTTGTTAATGTTGAGTTGTTACCGTTGGCTTATGAAACCTTTGAGCCAGGTCCTCCAGATGAAAATGCAATAGAATTATCTAGAGTTGTTGATAGAAGCCTTAGAGACTCTAAGTCAATAGACTTATCTAAGCTAGTAATAGAACCCGGCAAAAAGATATGGACAGTGTGGGTCGATATTTACGTCTTAGATTACGGAGGAAATATATTAGATGCATGTACGTTAGCTGCAGTATCTGCACTTTATGATACTAGATTACCTAAAGTTGTAAAAGAAGGGGATGAAATAAAAATTATTAAAGAAGAGAAAGGAGAGAAACTCCCAATGAATTTTCCAGTAGTCACTGTATCAGTAGCTAAAATAGGCAAGCATTTAGTAGTCGATCCAGATTTAGATGAAGAAGGAATAATGGACGCTAAGATTTCATTATCGTATACACCAGAAGGTAGAATTGTTGGTATACAGAAAACTGGCATAGGCACATTTACTTTAACAGAGATAGATAATGTAGAAACTTTAGCTAGGTCAGTTAGCCAAAAATTGTTCGAAGAACTTAAAAAGCAAATAAACATACAATAG
- a CDS encoding RNA-binding domain-containing protein has protein sequence MKVTSVSFQIFCHETEDVEKIKNALNSFLQDFLKYANISENPTEGHYGDKITLIKYDFQGKISEKIVDYLFSKLDKADLLYLVSTIDSRLEKSKIHIRIDKQKFIAEGKLYLRDGDDIIKIIISSVGGPKRVKEELNKIANRAMHTQFQD, from the coding sequence ATGAAAGTAACTAGCGTTTCTTTTCAAATATTTTGTCATGAGACTGAGGATGTGGAAAAAATTAAAAATGCTTTGAATTCTTTTCTTCAAGATTTTTTAAAGTATGCTAATATATCAGAGAATCCTACTGAAGGTCATTATGGAGACAAAATTACTCTAATAAAATATGATTTTCAAGGCAAAATCTCAGAAAAAATTGTAGATTATTTATTTTCCAAATTAGATAAGGCAGATCTATTATATTTAGTTTCTACGATAGATTCTAGGCTTGAGAAAAGTAAAATACACATAAGAATTGATAAGCAAAAGTTCATAGCAGAAGGAAAGCTTTATCTTAGGGATGGTGACGATATTATAAAGATAATAATAAGTTCTGTTGGCGGTCCAAAGAGAGTTAAGGAGGAATTGAATAAAATTGCTAATAGAGCCATGCATACTCAATTTCAAGATTAA
- a CDS encoding KEOPS complex subunit Pcc1 encodes MISITISINEMPEDIREIVRKAILLEKIDEKYVKIDDPLTIRIKAETISRGRAIMNSYIFWLYTILRTLEEVDKSGRKNSP; translated from the coding sequence ATGATTTCAATAACTATCTCTATAAATGAAATGCCTGAGGATATAAGAGAAATAGTTCGTAAAGCAATACTTTTAGAGAAAATTGATGAAAAATACGTTAAAATAGATGACCCTTTAACTATTAGAATTAAGGCAGAAACAATAAGTAGGGGCAGGGCAATAATGAACTCTTATATATTTTGGCTCTATACAATTCTAAGAACATTAGAAGAGGTGGATAAAAGTGGCAGAAAAAATTCCCCCTGA
- a CDS encoding Rpp14/Pop5 family protein has protein sequence MLVQIIIDFVLIIWLSILTYLILYRNNLYIRKIKNKKDIKSKRYIVFYIISEDQKISQKNIEEAIRSAVKELLGSMWLEISNPRVIIYLNDSNEGIISTNRAGYKAVIASLPLVKAVDGKKVLIVPKRTTGSLKKAKRLIGIR, from the coding sequence ATGTTAGTTCAAATTATTATTGACTTTGTGTTAATTATATGGCTATCTATCTTAACCTATTTAATTTTATATAGAAATAATTTATATATAAGAAAGATTAAAAATAAGAAAGATATTAAATCCAAGAGATATATAGTTTTCTATATTATTAGCGAAGATCAAAAAATCAGCCAAAAAAATATAGAGGAAGCGATAAGATCTGCAGTTAAAGAGCTTCTTGGAAGTATGTGGTTAGAGATTTCTAATCCTAGAGTTATTATTTATTTAAATGATTCTAATGAAGGAATAATTTCTACTAACAGAGCGGGATATAAAGCTGTTATAGCATCTTTGCCTTTAGTTAAGGCAGTAGATGGCAAGAAAGTACTAATAGTGCCTAAGAGAACTACAGGAAGTTTAAAAAAGGCTAAAAGATTAATTGGTATTAGATGA
- a CDS encoding RNase P subunit p30: MLIEPCILNFKIKYFLKKAGYDEAFIEGKDSNSRISRVTIVTKDKNTLFSNIKLYTGNKLIFCKPLTEEILRICISYNKVHAITVDNANFHLFKRRTTLNLVRLYDKTVEVILPYSSSYIIYKFIIWGYKWIRNILFSSCAKDFNEIWNPLSKVNYLILHGADYEMATYWIFKSPQVFLNNVSSNYY; encoded by the coding sequence TTGCTAATAGAGCCATGCATACTCAATTTCAAGATTAAATATTTTTTAAAAAAAGCTGGTTATGATGAAGCTTTTATAGAAGGTAAAGATTCTAATTCAAGAATTTCAAGGGTTACAATAGTGACTAAAGATAAGAATACTCTTTTTAGTAATATTAAGCTTTATACTGGAAATAAGTTAATATTTTGTAAACCGTTAACAGAAGAGATTTTGCGAATATGTATATCATATAATAAAGTACATGCAATAACTGTGGATAATGCAAATTTTCACCTTTTTAAGAGAAGGACTACGCTCAACTTAGTTAGGCTTTATGACAAGACTGTAGAGGTAATTTTGCCATATTCCTCCTCATACATTATATATAAGTTTATAATATGGGGCTATAAATGGATTAGAAATATTTTATTTTCATCATGTGCAAAAGATTTTAATGAGATTTGGAATCCTTTATCAAAAGTTAATTATCTTATATTGCATGGTGCAGACTATGAGATGGCAACTTATTGGATTTTTAAATCACCTCAGGTGTTTTTGAACAATGTTAGTTCAAATTATTATTGA
- a CDS encoding elongation factor EF-2 — MAKYKTTEQVLSLMKDIERVRNIGIIAHVDHGKTTTSDTLLAAAGIISPKVAGEALALDYLSVEQQRGITVKAANVSLYHEVDGKGYVINLIDTPGHVDFSGRVTRSLRVLDGSIVVVDAVEGVMTQTETVLRQSLEERVRPILFINKIDRLVKELKLGPQEMMQKLLDIIKSVNDLIDMYAEPEFKDKWMVNPTQGTVVFGSAKDKWGFTLPIAQKKGINMKNVIDAYTSSDKNKINELASQVPIHEALLDAVIKFVPNPRDAQKYRIPKIWKGDMDNDLVKSMLNADPNGPIVMMINDMKVDPHAGLVATGRVFSGTLRSGEEVWLVNAKSPQKILQVSIYMGQLRELADEIPAGNIAAVLGLDKARAGETLVDINYKNLQGSFESLHYVSEPVVTIAVEPKNPKDLTKMIDALRKLTIEDPNLVVKINEETGEYLLSGMGFLHLEVSLQLLKDNYGIEVNTSPPIVVYRESIRAKSQVFEGKSPNKHNKFYISVEPLNEQTIELIANGTIREDMDSKEMAKILRDQADWDYDEAKRIIAVDENVNLFVDMTSGIQHLREIMDTLLQGFRLAMREGPLAHEPIRGLKVVLHDAVVHEDPAHRGPAQIYPAVRNAIFAGFLTSRPTLLEPLQKLDIRVPMDLVGNVTAVLTRKRGKILNMTQVGNVARILAEIPVADSYELASDLRGATGGRAFWGTEFSRWAPVPDSLLMDVIMKIRERKGLPKQIPKPEDFLS; from the coding sequence TTGGCGAAATATAAGACTACAGAACAAGTCTTAAGCCTAATGAAAGATATTGAAAGAGTTAGAAATATAGGAATCATAGCACACGTAGACCACGGAAAGACTACAACAAGCGATACGTTATTAGCAGCTGCAGGTATAATTTCTCCTAAAGTAGCAGGAGAAGCTCTCGCATTGGATTATTTATCTGTTGAGCAACAAAGAGGTATAACCGTAAAGGCAGCTAACGTAAGCTTATATCACGAAGTTGATGGTAAAGGATACGTAATTAACTTAATTGATACGCCAGGTCACGTAGATTTTAGCGGTAGAGTTACTAGAAGTTTGAGAGTATTAGATGGCTCTATAGTCGTAGTTGATGCAGTAGAAGGAGTAATGACTCAAACAGAAACTGTCCTAAGACAAAGCTTAGAAGAGAGAGTAAGGCCAATCTTATTTATCAATAAGATAGACAGACTAGTAAAGGAATTGAAACTAGGACCTCAAGAAATGATGCAGAAACTTCTGGATATAATAAAAAGCGTAAACGATCTAATAGACATGTATGCTGAACCAGAATTCAAGGATAAATGGATGGTTAATCCCACCCAAGGTACTGTAGTATTTGGTTCTGCAAAGGATAAATGGGGATTTACTTTACCCATTGCCCAAAAGAAAGGAATAAACATGAAAAACGTAATAGACGCTTATACATCTTCTGATAAGAACAAGATTAATGAATTAGCCTCTCAAGTTCCAATTCATGAAGCATTATTGGATGCAGTAATTAAGTTTGTCCCTAATCCTAGAGATGCACAGAAATATAGAATTCCAAAAATATGGAAGGGAGATATGGATAATGATTTAGTAAAATCAATGTTAAATGCAGATCCTAATGGGCCTATAGTAATGATGATAAACGATATGAAAGTAGATCCTCATGCTGGACTAGTAGCTACAGGTAGAGTATTCTCTGGAACTCTTAGATCCGGAGAAGAAGTATGGTTAGTTAACGCAAAATCTCCTCAGAAGATATTGCAAGTTAGTATTTACATGGGTCAATTAAGGGAATTAGCAGACGAAATACCGGCAGGTAATATAGCAGCAGTACTGGGTTTAGATAAAGCAAGGGCAGGAGAAACTTTAGTTGATATTAATTACAAGAATTTACAAGGTAGCTTTGAAAGCTTACATTATGTTTCAGAACCAGTAGTTACTATAGCTGTAGAGCCTAAGAATCCTAAAGATTTAACTAAGATGATAGATGCTTTGAGAAAATTAACTATTGAAGACCCCAATTTAGTTGTAAAAATTAACGAGGAAACAGGAGAGTACTTATTATCTGGAATGGGATTCTTACATTTGGAAGTTTCACTTCAGTTACTTAAAGATAACTATGGAATAGAAGTTAATACATCACCACCCATTGTAGTTTATAGAGAAAGCATAAGAGCTAAGAGTCAAGTATTTGAAGGAAAATCTCCCAATAAGCACAATAAATTCTACATTAGCGTAGAACCATTAAATGAACAAACAATAGAATTGATTGCTAATGGTACAATTAGAGAAGATATGGACTCTAAAGAAATGGCTAAGATCTTAAGAGATCAAGCAGATTGGGATTATGACGAGGCCAAAAGAATTATTGCTGTGGACGAGAACGTTAACTTATTTGTAGATATGACTAGCGGCATTCAACACTTAAGAGAAATAATGGACACGTTATTACAAGGATTTAGACTAGCAATGAGAGAAGGTCCTTTAGCTCACGAACCTATAAGAGGATTAAAGGTAGTATTACACGATGCTGTTGTCCATGAAGATCCAGCACATAGAGGTCCTGCACAAATATATCCAGCAGTTAGGAACGCCATTTTTGCAGGCTTCTTAACATCTAGACCAACATTGTTAGAACCTTTACAAAAGTTAGACATAAGAGTTCCAATGGATTTAGTAGGTAATGTAACTGCAGTACTTACAAGGAAGAGAGGAAAGATTCTTAATATGACACAAGTAGGTAATGTTGCAAGAATACTTGCAGAGATTCCAGTAGCAGATTCTTATGAATTAGCTAGTGATTTAAGAGGAGCAACTGGAGGTAGAGCATTCTGGGGTACAGAGTTTAGTAGATGGGCTCCAGTACCAGACAGCTTACTAATGGATGTAATAATGAAAATAAGAGAAAGAAAAGGACTACCCAAACAAATACCAAAGCCAGAAGATTTCTTGTCGTGA
- the rrp41 gene encoding exosome complex exonuclease Rrp41 yields MLQIQKPKLILDNGLRLDGRRPDELRPMKMEVGVLKNADGSAIVEVGNTKILAAVYGPREMHPRHLALPNRAVLRVRYHMTPFSTDERKNPAPSRREIELSKVIREALEAQILVEQFPRTSIDVFMEVLQADAGTRLASLMAASLAVVDAGIPVRDLIAAVAVGKADGVVVLDLNEPEDMWGEADMPVAMMPSIGQINLLQLNGNMTPEEFRQGMELAMKGINIIYNLEKETLKNKYAELKEE; encoded by the coding sequence ATGTTACAAATTCAAAAGCCTAAATTAATTTTAGATAATGGATTAAGATTAGATGGAAGAAGACCAGACGAATTAAGACCAATGAAGATGGAAGTAGGAGTATTAAAGAACGCAGATGGGTCAGCTATAGTTGAAGTTGGTAATACTAAAATCTTGGCAGCCGTTTATGGCCCTAGAGAAATGCATCCAAGGCATTTGGCATTGCCAAATAGAGCTGTATTAAGGGTAAGATATCATATGACTCCTTTCTCTACTGATGAAAGAAAGAATCCTGCACCTAGTAGGAGAGAAATTGAATTATCTAAAGTAATAAGAGAGGCTTTAGAAGCACAAATACTTGTAGAACAGTTTCCTAGAACTTCTATAGATGTTTTCATGGAAGTATTACAAGCAGATGCAGGAACTAGATTGGCATCTCTAATGGCGGCTTCTTTAGCCGTGGTTGATGCAGGAATACCAGTAAGAGATTTAATAGCTGCTGTTGCAGTAGGCAAAGCAGACGGCGTAGTAGTTTTAGATTTAAATGAGCCAGAAGATATGTGGGGAGAAGCAGACATGCCAGTAGCCATGATGCCTTCAATTGGTCAAATAAATCTTTTACAGCTTAATGGAAACATGACCCCAGAAGAATTTAGGCAAGGAATGGAGCTAGCAATGAAGGGAATAAATATTATTTATAATTTAGAGAAAGAGACTCTTAAAAATAAGTATGCAGAATTAAAGGAGGAGTAG